In Kitasatospora gansuensis, a genomic segment contains:
- a CDS encoding sugar ABC transporter substrate-binding protein — translation MRKGFLFATAALSAALLSTVTACSSSGSGTGSGSAKKPKIGVILPDSKSSVRWETADRPYLAAAFKAAGVDYDIQNAEGDKQTFQTIADQMITSGVNVLIIVNLDSGTGKAVLDKAKSQGVATIDYDRLTLGGSAQYYVSFDNTQVGKLQGQGLTKCLGEMGAKNPVVAELNGSPTDNNATLFANGYNSVLDPLYASGELTKGPNQSVPDWDNAQAQTIFEQMYTSQPNIAGVLAANDGLANSAIAVLRKNHRNGQVPITGQDATVQGLQSILAGDQCMTVYKAVKKEADAASALAVSLANGKKGDTSATVHDPTGNRDVPSALLTPQAIFKSNVQDVVTDGYVTKAQLCTAEYEALCTKAGIK, via the coding sequence ATGCGCAAGGGATTCCTGTTCGCCACCGCTGCCCTGTCAGCGGCCCTGCTCTCCACGGTCACCGCCTGCTCCTCCTCGGGCTCCGGTACCGGCTCGGGGAGCGCCAAGAAGCCGAAGATCGGCGTGATCCTGCCGGACAGCAAGTCGTCCGTCCGCTGGGAGACCGCGGACCGGCCGTACCTCGCGGCGGCCTTCAAGGCCGCCGGTGTGGACTACGACATCCAGAACGCCGAGGGCGACAAGCAGACGTTCCAGACCATCGCCGACCAGATGATCACCAGCGGCGTGAACGTGCTGATCATCGTCAACCTCGACAGCGGCACCGGCAAGGCCGTCCTCGACAAGGCCAAGTCCCAGGGCGTGGCCACCATCGACTACGACCGGCTCACCCTCGGCGGCTCCGCCCAGTACTACGTCAGCTTCGACAACACCCAGGTCGGCAAGCTCCAGGGACAGGGCCTGACGAAGTGTCTGGGCGAGATGGGCGCCAAGAACCCCGTCGTCGCCGAGCTGAACGGATCCCCCACTGACAACAACGCCACCTTGTTCGCCAACGGCTACAACAGCGTGCTGGACCCGCTGTACGCCTCCGGGGAGCTGACCAAGGGCCCCAACCAGTCGGTGCCCGACTGGGACAACGCCCAGGCGCAGACCATCTTCGAGCAGATGTACACCAGCCAGCCGAACATCGCCGGGGTGCTCGCGGCCAACGACGGCCTGGCCAACTCGGCCATCGCCGTGCTGCGCAAGAACCACCGCAACGGGCAGGTGCCGATCACCGGTCAGGACGCCACCGTGCAGGGCCTGCAGAGCATCCTGGCGGGCGACCAGTGCATGACCGTCTACAAGGCCGTGAAGAAGGAGGCCGACGCGGCGTCGGCCCTCGCGGTATCCCTGGCCAACGGCAAGAAGGGCGACACCAGCGCCACCGTCCACGACCCGACGGGCAACCGTGACGTCCCGTCGGCGCTGCTGACTCCCCAGGCCATCTTCAAGAGCAACGTCCAGGACGTCGTCACCGACGGCTACGTGACCAAGGCGCAGCTGTGCACCGCCGAGTACGAGGCGCTGTGCACCAAGGCCGGCATCAAGTAG
- a CDS encoding ATP-binding cassette domain-containing protein — MTETPTLELRGIDKSFGAVQVLHDVALSAYAGEVTALVGDNGAGKSTLVKCIGGIHSSDAGDYLFDGRPVQVHSPRDAAELGVEIVYQDLALCDNLDIVQNMFLGREKRRGLVLDDSTMEEMAAATLRGLSVRTVKSLRQKVSSLSGGQRQTVAIAKAVLWNSKLVVLDEPTAALGVAQTAQVLELVRRLADNGLAVVLISHNMNDVFAVSDRIAALYLGRMAAQVKASDVTHAQVVELITSGRSGNLGPQTTPNGAAV; from the coding sequence ATGACAGAGACACCGACTCTCGAGTTGCGAGGGATCGACAAGAGTTTCGGGGCCGTCCAGGTCCTGCACGACGTCGCGCTCAGCGCCTACGCGGGAGAGGTCACCGCACTCGTCGGTGACAACGGCGCGGGCAAGTCGACACTGGTCAAGTGCATCGGCGGCATCCACTCCAGCGACGCCGGTGACTACCTCTTCGACGGCCGGCCGGTCCAGGTGCACAGCCCGCGCGACGCCGCCGAGCTCGGTGTGGAGATCGTCTACCAGGACCTCGCGCTGTGCGACAACCTCGACATCGTGCAGAACATGTTCCTGGGGCGGGAGAAGCGCCGCGGGCTGGTGCTCGACGACTCGACCATGGAGGAGATGGCCGCCGCGACGCTCCGGGGACTCTCGGTGCGTACGGTCAAGTCCCTTCGCCAGAAGGTCTCCAGCCTCTCCGGCGGCCAGCGCCAGACCGTCGCCATCGCCAAGGCCGTGCTGTGGAACAGCAAGCTCGTGGTCCTCGACGAGCCCACCGCGGCCCTCGGCGTCGCGCAGACCGCGCAGGTCCTGGAACTGGTGCGCCGGCTGGCCGACAACGGCCTGGCCGTCGTGCTCATCTCGCACAACATGAACGACGTCTTCGCGGTCTCCGACCGGATCGCCGCGCTCTACCTCGGGCGGATGGCCGCCCAGGTCAAGGCCTCCGACGTGACGCACGCTCAGGTCGTCGAACTGATCACCTCGGGCCGCAGCGGCAACCTGGGCCCGCAGACCACCCCCAACGGAGCCGCCGTATGA